In Cicer arietinum cultivar CDC Frontier isolate Library 1 chromosome 1, Cicar.CDCFrontier_v2.0, whole genome shotgun sequence, one DNA window encodes the following:
- the LOC101500574 gene encoding FAS1 domain-containing protein SELMODRAFT_448915-like, producing MSLQCLFMFLFLLAFAESQSTIHPFNHTDLQAAIGDMRAKSFYGFAMLLQMLNGTSQPTRDFTFLMPDDRELSASAISADQIEEFLLSHAIPMPLYFYDLSHFPTGTLVPSGISSRMIRIHNRGRGDFFVNNAQIVSANICLSSVIKCHGVDAIIEYD from the coding sequence ATGTCTCTACAATGTTTATTcatgtttctttttcttcttgctTTTGCAGAATCACAATCCACAATACATCCCTTTAACCATACTGATTTACAAGCAGCAATAGGTGACATGAGAGCAAAATCTTTCTATGGATTTGCAATGCTTTTGCAGATGCTAAATGGAACATCACAACCAACTAGGGACTTCACTTTTTTAATGCCTGATGATAGAGAATTATCTGCATCAGCTATTTCAGCTGATCAAATTGAAGAATTTTTATTAAGCCATGCAATTCCAATGCCTTTGTATTTCTATGATTTGTCACATTTTCCAACTGGTACACTTGTTCCATCAGGAATTAGCTCTAGAATGATTAGGATTCATAATCGCGGCAGAGGCGATTTCTTTGTTAATAACGCACAAATTGTTTCGGCTAATATTTGCTTGAGCTCTGTCATTAAATGTCATGGTGTTGATgcaataattgaatatgattaa